The window TACAAAAAGTAATTCATGGTGACATTGAAATAGTTGCTAAGCATGTGGGTACGTATATGAGTGGCAAAGGTTGAATCATTCTGAGGCCGTGTTGATAAATATCTGTCTTTATTCACAGTACGACGTAAAACAATGAGTGTGGTGTATTTATGACAAACCAAGCATCCGCAGCCATCGTGTTGTTACCAGTGTTTGTGACTGGCAAAAAAACTACAATGCCACCAATTAATTGCTTAAATGTGCGCTCCAAGTTTTTGTACCATACACGTAAACAAGTATAAACTTATTTTGGACCGAAAAACTTGATTAATTGTTGTTTATGATCCCAGAATTACATCACGTTTTCCTGCGTTTAAACATCTATACACTTTTCtcgaataaaatgtttttggttATCCATTGATTTTAGACACTAGCTTTTGGCTACTGCCGCCCGCTTGAATAAGCTTTTGCGAGATAAAAAGTAGGACATATCAATTAGGTAATGTAGccttctattagtgaaaaagtaATCAAAAACGTTTCAGTAGTTCCTGTGATAAACGCATTCacacaaataaacaacaaactcttttgtttatatattagtataaatgaaaataaagaaaatgatatttatgCGAGAAACACGCACACCAACGGAAAACTCAAGATTTTCCCAATTGGGACGTTTGGATTTACTACGCGTTAATGACAAATATATAATCTCATACAGCACCTTTTTCACACATGTCAATACGTGTGGGTGTCACAGAATTTTAAGAGGAAGATGGGTACGTAGTACGTACggaacagtttatttatttgatttgttacgGCTTGACGTATCTAAAGTTTTGAAAATCATTAGTATAAACTCGGTAGCCGATAGTATTGTAAAAACACGAGTTTCTAAACGCGGTTTTTATCTCGAGAAAGTCCCATTGCGTTTATTTTTTCACGTTAAATAGgagtctataattttaattcaggTCTAGGCCTGAATTTAAGTCTTCGTCTTTCATATAAAAAGTTCCTAAGTCCTTATCGAAAGTGTGTCGGGTGCCTGAAGTGATTTAAAATGGATGacgtaaataaagtattaagtgttattattagcACAATTaagtttcagtttgttttcGGTCCTTACAGAATTCTGTCCGTTTCGATAGGCAAAAGTCAAGTATTTGTGAATGTGATGCAGTAAATGACGTTCGATCGAAAAAAAGTCATGAATAAGTGCAATTATGTTTATGGAACATTTCTTGCCGATAAGCCTTTGTTTGTTATCGCAGTAGCCCAGAGCTGGCAGGTATTGATTAAGCGCGCATGCGTAGCTGCACCGAAACAAATTTGTATCCCGcgataaaaaaacaagaaatattcGCTTTAATGCATCTGTATTGTTCGTTTCGCTCTTATActtcgaatataattttaatgacactTAGATTATATGCGCGCTGTCTTTGCGCACAAATTAATACTCACGTACAAAACAAACGACCGTTTTTATGACCCGAATGGAATTTAATGATGGCATAGCTATGGCCACGTTAGTCGAATCAAGTCTTATTCGACTCAGTAGGATACATTGCAGTTCATTGATAACTAATTAAACAATCACTAAGACATTTCGGTGTGGCTGTACAGTGGAAATAAAAGTGGGCTTGTCAAGGTTAGGTGCTCCAGTGCTCTAAATTGATACTGTTATGTTGTTGCCGTTGCTAAGCGTTGGCTACTGTTGAATGTCAATGttagaaaatgttataaatatatcggaatataatataataattaatgtattgttggccttaataataatttattatgtattcgCTCACAGTTTCACACACACAGTTTCGCTCACAGTCGTTTGATAAGAACATTACTTACATCTTCGACTTATGTGATCGGTCTAGAAATAAAGGAGTgtagatatacatatatatatatatatatatatatatatatatatatatatatatatatatatatatatatacatatatatatacatttaacaaataaacgGCATACTTCGTATTTGCCGTAGATCGAGAAAATTGTTGTTTACCGATAATTTTTCCTCGTTTGAAATGCTGTTATACAATAACTCAATGTTATTAAGACTGTAAGTGTAAGTGTCTTGAGTATATATTAATTTGCTTATGTTATACATAGTGAAATTATACCGTAGGTACAAACAGCATTTTCTAATGTATGTATATGACTGTCGGACATTGAAGGTCAAGATTAGCTTTATTTGTTTAgcccataaatatatttataaaattaatttattgtttgaaaaaaaCTGAATGCAATTAgtatttaattgcaaattgcgTAGTTGAGATCAGAATAGTGATAAGAATGTGCACCATTGACTCATCTGCCGTTTGCATCTAACTAGTACTTACCTAGTCAAGATCTTTGAACCATTGCGGTGAACATGTGTCGAAAGACTAGGGtgaattttaaactatatttcattaataatagttacattttatgaataaagtggatttatataacattttacaaaaaacataattactttttaattacgaCTTTTGGGCGACGGATCCTTAATTAATTCGGTGTTTAGGTCCTGATCCTGAAAAGGGATTATGCATTAATAAACAAGTATATGTGTGTATACAAGTGAATTTCGATACccgtatatatttaatatgatagTTCGTCTTTATTGAAACAGGTGTATTTATTGAACATGTCAAGCGTAACTTTAGCGTTATACGTATACAATTCTTGAACCAAAAAACTacataatgttttgtatttaagaCAAAAATCGTGGCGTGTGTAATATATATGTTTCTATACGgcgtataggtaaataaaaacataaaatacatggAGTTCGACATTTGCACCAGCACAATTAATGTGCTCAgacaattatgttattttacataaatgcgCCTTTGTCATCTTGGCACATACTCGTTCACgtgttaataaaatgattttctgttttatgtttatatgaacAAAGGTCGTAATGCAGAAATTgaaatcaaaaacaaaagatCTCAATGACGCCGGGTTGCCTTCTgtagttattaataagtataagcAGTAGGAATCAGATCTTGTTGATACATAATGCTTAGGAGTCATGAGCAATGATTATGAGACgctaattgtaatataatatctatcgTACTCCTCGTGATACTCGGTTACTGTGACGTGGCATCATTCCCGTGGGACGGTTGTTACATCgcttcaaatattaaaatttactcaaCGCGGGTTGTAATGCTGCTATTTTACGCAACACtgcattaaaataaagaaacattCCCATTAACGGACATTTCACTTATGCAAGTtgcaattgtaattataaacaCGCACTCGTGTTTATGAATTAAAGCTGTGTTTTCGAATATAGTGCAGTTTTCCAGGCGTGAACAACTCTACATGTAATATATCTGTATAATGTAGAGAAACGAATGATTCATATTAGATCTGACTAGTATTAGAGAatagacaatataaaaaccTTCTTTTGCAATGTTTTAATTCGACTAAAAAGGCGCAATTACGTCTGACATTGAATTGACAAATACTACCTATATTTAAGTGAAGGATTCGAACCCACACTTTCTCGTTTTATCTATGGTtatctacattaaaatatagaaatttatgaCGTACATACTTAAACCGTAGATAGTTTCTTCATTGCGTATATCATTATATACGCcattataatgttaatgaacattaaaaaaatcgaaaacatgATAATCATGGTGTTGGCCAGAAGTTTCTTACTTACCCTCTCGTCCTCTAAGTACTCATATATTATTAGGTGTCGACTAGGAAAGAAGTGCATCCTTTATCTCTTGAGGAACATGTTTGCAGATATTGCTAAAAAAAACTGCTATCGTATTTGGAGTCCTGCTCTGAAACAAATTTGCAATTGCTGCGGGTAAATGTTCGTTTTGTTACATTATCAGCCCACAGCGTATATGTATTGCGGTCCTTTGATCTCATTGTTTCagttgaaaatgttttacgTGTTCTAGTACGTGCTCAGGTAACACTGCTGTGATGTGTCATCGTTTGTTTTGCCCTGCGTTAAGTATGTGCGTTTGTCATTTTGTACTATTTTTGTTGCaccttcttttattattttattttattgtgttagaTTATGCTATACCATGATTGTTCAAATTTCTTTTGTACAGTTTTGCAGttgcgaaatattattttaaaataaaacgcttCCTTATTGTTGAAAATGTTGCATATTATGTTTGAATAATTCTAAAAATGCTGTAGCGAACTTTATGTTGTTTCGTTGTAGTCCCTACAATGTACCAATATTCTATTACAGGATGAGACGGGCCGGCTCATGCGCAGGAATATCGTTAGATATGCCATCCTCGCTTACGTCATCACTCTACAAAGAGTGTCGTTAAGGGTGAAGCGACGCTTCCCCACATGGCAGCATGTTGTAGATTCCGGTAATTAAGagtcaattaaatatatatttatatatatatcatacatTTACTTGTAAACTTAACAGAATTCGTCTTTTAAAGGTCTGATGCTCGAGAGCGAgagaaaagtatttgaaaagaTGGACGGAAAGAGCCCTATGTCCAAGTACTGGATGCCTTTAGTGTGGGCCACGAACATTATAAACAGGGCAAGGAAAGAAGGCTTGATAACAAGTGACCACATCGTTCAGACCTTGTTGGTGGAACTGTCAGATATAAGGAGAAGGCTTGGAGCATTGATCGGATACGACACGGTGTGCGTCCCTCTCGTGTACACTCAGGTGAGTGACTTCACAGTTCAGTGTTCACACGTCGCATTTGCATACAATTTTTCAACACACATTTGCATTTCGCAAACAGTTTTTAATAACACTGCATCATCAACCATagctaatattgttattgttaattacattttggCATGCCATtatctacatttttttcttattgttgTTACCAATAAGCTGTCAAGTAGAAAATTAtcttttggaaaaaatatttttatttattattattacatatcaaaacaatttaactatttaatatttatcaaccAAAAGATGTAGTATAAACTAGATGAAATTTTTGTATACATCTATTTCATCtgaaattattactaaaattataacatttaatacattGGTGTGCATTAAACAGCCAATTTTACGGATCAGCAGGCGTGTTTTGTTATTCGACATGAACACAAAGGTTCATAACCATAAACCCAGTAGGTTATAGGATTCTTCCTGGTATCGTGTTCCATTACCGATTTATAATGCGCGTTCTATTCATGTGAATTCGCGTACAAAAGGTGTATTGGCTCAATCGACGGTTATAGAACATGTATCGATACGGTTGTTGCACGTCGAAAGCATGTCTGATCGGATTTATATAAGCGGCCACAACGTCGTCCGTCATTATCGCGGACAAGTGCGCGTCAATTAAgtgaaataatgtttaaataaacactaaatGAGAGGTCGTATGTATCTTGTGATCTGCTGGTGCAGGCCATAGTTAGTTCATTCGGATATATGCAGGTGATAAAATACAGAATAACAAACGAGCGCGCGGGGGCGCTGCGTGCGGCAGGCGAGGTCTTACGCCTAATGACCGCTATCGAGTGCTTGTTACTTGTACGTGAGGTCCTAATGGAAAACTATGTATACACATTGTGCTTTTAATTTGTATCATTAAGAGGATTAACAAACGACCAATACTAAAATCTCTTATTTCTGTCGTAATACATAACTGTAACTACCTATAACTCTATGTTAccttaacacaataaaattcatttgtttcatataattaaattttataaatttccactcaattaatttctatttgtttgtaaGTATGTCCTAAAAAGAAACGGAGCTTATTTTTGGGCCtattttttataagagttagcaacgaaataaaacaaaatatagttatttaataatttcacacgtaatgatTCCAGGTGGTGACCCTCGCTCTGTACACGTACTTCGTGGCAGCTCTGATGGGCCGCCAGCTGGTGCCTCCGGCGCCCGGCAGCACGTCCAAGTACGAGCCCGACGTGTACTTCCCTCTGTTCACTGCTTTGCaggtaataagtattattatttaaaaagattcgTGTTGTCACTGTACAATTTGACGTTTGCCAGTTATTGTGTGATTTTTAGTTcatctttttatattaaaagcctTTGTATGGCGCTAACGGGCATTTGGCGCGAGCACTAAGTATCATAACCTATTCTTATGTACCCTTGTTAGGACCGTGCCCTTTTTTATGCATACAACACGTCAATTAGGTATCAATCAccgttatttaaaattactgataGACATCTAATAGTGCTCTCGCCCACCAGTAAATTCTGTACCTACATTGGGTGTGTGAGAATCAATAATAATGAGTGAATTtacattaaaactttaattttaggATAGTACGCATTTATCATATGTATTATTCTACATTTTATTACTCTAATAACGGGCAAATAAGATAAATTAGATTAAGGTCACCTACAGCATCAACATAACTTcgccaaatatttttatttaattaaatttagttgaCAGCgtcacaaaaattaataaattactttttccAGTTCTGCTTTTACGTGGGATGGTTGAAAGTTGCCGAAGTGTTAATCAATCCTTTTGGAGAAGATGATGACGACATCGAATTAAACTGGCTTATAGACAGACATATAAAGGTTCGTATTGCGGCATCCACATTAGTGACCCGGACATAATCACTCACTCATTCCTGAGGCTGGTCGCTAATCAATTTAATGCCAATGCATTACATGTACAAGGTCATTTGGACAttgagttaataaattaaaccacacaCTCGTTTTTACCTATGtaaacattgtgccaaaatacTTACTACAGGTATAACGAAGCTTTTCGCCATaaatcccggttttagttttttgatattttgaaaCACTTTGTACCTTAGTGGGAATATGTTGTGTGCGTGATCGTATATCagactgaaagtataatgttgctGCTCCAAGTAATTCTCTTAAAGTGGTAGTTGTAGCATTAACGcgaatgaaattaaaagaactttttattgataagtatttattttacatctcaggttagagtaaaatattataattgttgttttcaagaaggcaagtatgtggtttagtttagtaacgcaatgtcaatatgacccTGTCTCATGTTCCCCACAAATGCATGAGAACAAGTCAATAACATCAACCTAGCTCCTGATGATATAGAATACAACCATCAGATCTTATAGATTATTTGTTTATCAATATCTTTAAAGCATGTTGGCAAACCTTTGCCAAACAATGGccgataaatatgaataaataacattgtatattattggtaaaccaaattaaaaagaaatcatcCTCGAttaaaattgtcaaaataatctgGTATTCAGCAGCGACCAGTCCAACTTGAggaaaaagtaaaaatttatttagactctaattttaatgattagaacgttaagaaataaattaatatcccatatatgataaaaacacatatatttaatttgaagaaGTTATATgcaatgtatattatattgttaattaatattataacaagttATCACAAAAACTGAAATTTCTCAGATTAATGCTGCatggcaaattttaataaacgagtATCGCGTGTTGATCCTTAGTTAAATCCACAACATCTACGTACTAAAATACATCCAAATGCGTTCATTGGATTCCGGGTCTATTTCTTACGAAAATTTAAACTTCTTTATAACAgccgcatttaaaatattatgaacattgTAATGATATTAGGTTTTCACCAACATCTGTTGAcggttatattaaaatttaaattacttatgtgTTTTATCTAATGTCTGGTAGGGTTTGGACTAGTTTTTGCTTGATATGTACCagtctatttttatacaaagcaAGTCTATTTTAAAAGGCGACTCTTATTTTAGCCCAACTTGAATTTGACACAGTAATTAAGTtcttaaaaaggttttaaacgATGTGACGGAATatgatctaataaataaaagctaatgaataaaagatttatttacacaatatcaaatttcatacaCACTAACTACGCGACGTTCAGCGCTTAATGTCAATTCCATAGTGAATCTGACCTCGAAGCTTGGTATTTAGTAATGAGACTTCCAATTAAACTACGCGCGTGGGTAATTCACAAAACGGTATTGCGGTCTTTagttttcacataaaaaataaatataaggaaaatagtttcttttatttGGTTTTACATAAGtttcattgttaatttatagttaACATGAGACTTCTTATTTCATTGTTGGATAAAGGTTGTGACTTCTTAATATGGAGGTCTAAGGTATTTGTATATAACTCGCCACATTTGACTTATTCAGGTTGATAGATCATCATCATATCAAAGAGCAGGATGCACCAAATGTAGCCTGCAGACAAAGTTTAATTTTAGGTCCTAAATGTGTTGATaggtttaaaaaaactatgttttgGTTATTAAACTGTGTTGAGTGCCTAATAACGTAACAAAAAAAACCTTAGCAAAAATACTTACATCTCATATCTAATCAGCACATACATAATGTGTGTTTGCAGGCTGCCTATATGATAGTCGATGAAATGCACGAGGAACACCCGGAGCTGCTGAAGGACCAGTATTGGGAGGAGGTGGTGCCCAAGGACTTACCATACACGGTCGCGTCGGAGCACTACAGGCGCCACGAGCCGCCCTGCTCTGCCGACCACTACAAAGTTAAGGCGGAGGATGCAGTGTACGCGAATGTTCAGGCGCCAAGGAAGAGCCATGATGAGACGTATGCGGACTATGTAAGTCTaaactattgtatattataaaaatgttattagacTTCTGCTAAAGACTGcatttaccatttattttgtcTTTCTGGGCAAATGTTGAAGAAAGCTTGAATTAGAATTTTGAAGAACTGTACCTTTAGGCTGGGGCATATTATAActcagtttaaatttaaaaccgcatcaagttctaaataatttaatattgtcacaaaaattatatttgcaagTAAAACTTAGATCACTTGTTGCTTTGAAGCAGTTGGCTTACTAATTCtgaaatattagaattttgtGCAATATATTACGCTGATTTGCGAATTCATCCATTTGATGTTACGATATTCCGTTCCTAGGAAAGCGTAGATACGCCATTGGTGGAGAGACGGAAGAACTGGTTCCAAAGACAGATATCGCGGATGGGATCCGTGCGGTCGGCGTCTACTGCTTATTCTTCAGGCGGGCTGTTCGGCCGCAACAGGCACAACTCGGTGGTGTACTCCAGCCCCGAGGCTGGCCAGCCTGTAGTGCCGCCGCCTCCTCATCACAAAATGTCTCTGTACGAACGGCTTGTGGGCCGCAAGTCTGGCAGAGGACAACACCGACAAAACTCGAGACAtggtatctatatatatatagtattatgcaaagctaaagagtttgtttgtttgaacttgCTTATATCAGGAAGTACTGGTtcgaatagattttttttctagcaTGGTAATATCCCATTTATTGAGGCTGTAGTGATAATctgtactatattttatttttgttaatatgtgCACAGAGCAACATAGAGAACTATTTACATAGTAATTATTAGTTATACTTATAACTTGACCTCCTATATTCAGGAATTTAATCATTTATAGTTACTATTtcttctacttttttatttcgaatattaaaatgtaaagaataatgttttttaatactCTTTGGTTTCCTCAGGTGGTCAGAAAAGCAATGGCTCAGCTGTACCTATAACGCTACGCAATCGACCTCGCATACCGACACCTGATGTGACAAAAGAAGTGATGGACCGAGAGAATCGTATCGCCATGGGTATGCAGAACATGGGTGTGATCATGGCGCACCAAGGATACCAGAACGAGGTGCCAGTACTCGGCGCATTAGTCCTCTCACCTATACAAGAGCTGGACAGCGGGTCAGTGAACAACACGCTGCACGCCGGCCAGCCTGGCACCACAGCACTGGCGCAGGCGGTGTTGTCGCCGGGAGGCCTCACGCCCATGCTGACAGCCGCGCCGGTCACGCTGTCGCCCATGGGCGTATCGCAGCTGACGTCGCTGGTGAGCTCGACGCCCTCGACGCCGCGCGCTGAGCGAGGCGCCGCCGACGGCTCCGGTGGCTCGCCGCAGCCGCCTCGCGCCACCGTCACCGAGCTGCCGCCCTCAGATCGGGAGAGCGAACACAGCGGCAATGGAAGCCCGCCAGATTTCACCAGGAAACCTGGCTCCAAGAGAGGAGaagtatatgtataaaagaGTAATACAGGGAGTGTTGTCCGTCCATTACTAGTGGTgctgttgaataaaattattattgtgaatGAAAGAAATTTATAGTGTCAATGTTGACTGAGATGACTATAGGTACctactgttttaaattaaagagAAAGCTCATAATTATGTATTAGTCGATTAGATaccatttaaatgattttattaattagataCTTTGTATTTACGCACAAACAGGGATTGAATTGTATagctataaagtattttttaattt of the Manduca sexta isolate Smith_Timp_Sample1 chromosome 27, JHU_Msex_v1.0, whole genome shotgun sequence genome contains:
- the LOC115448897 gene encoding bestrophin-4 isoform X1; translation: MTISYAGEVPNGSSFGCFWRILCKWRGSVYKLVWRELLAYLTLYYTINLLYRFALTEQQQRIFEKVRQYFGAQSESIPMSFVLGFYVSLVVKRWWEQYKLLPWPDTLALFISAGIPGAVSKDETGRLMRRNIVRYAILAYVITLQRVSLRVKRRFPTWQHVVDSGLMLESERKVFEKMDGKSPMSKYWMPLVWATNIINRARKEGLITSDHIVQTLLVELSDIRRRLGALIGYDTVCVPLVYTQVVTLALYTYFVAALMGRQLVPPAPGSTSKYEPDVYFPLFTALQFCFYVGWLKVAEVLINPFGEDDDDIELNWLIDRHIKAAYMIVDEMHEEHPELLKDQYWEEVVPKDLPYTVASEHYRRHEPPCSADHYKVKAEDAVYANVQAPRKSHDETYADYESVDTPLVERRKNWFQRQISRMGSVRSASTAYSSGGLFGRNRHNSVVYSSPEAGQPVVPPPPHHKMSLYERLVGRKSGRGQHRQNSRHGGQKSNGSAVPITLRNRPRIPTPDVTKEVMDRENRIAMGMQNMGVIMAHQGYQNEVPVLGALVLSPIQELDSGSVNNTLHAGQPGTTALAQAVLSPGGLTPMLTAAPVTLSPMGVSQLTSLVSSTPSTPRAERGAADGSGGSPQPPRATVTELPPSDRESEHSGNGSPPDFTRKPGSKRGEVYV
- the LOC115448897 gene encoding bestrophin-2 isoform X3 — protein: MSFVLGFYVSLVVKRWWEQYKLLPWPDTLALFISAGIPGAVSKDETGRLMRRNIVRYAILAYVITLQRVSLRVKRRFPTWQHVVDSGLMLESERKVFEKMDGKSPMSKYWMPLVWATNIINRARKEGLITSDHIVQTLLVELSDIRRRLGALIGYDTVCVPLVYTQVVTLALYTYFVAALMGRQLVPPAPGSTSKYEPDVYFPLFTALQFCFYVGWLKVAEVLINPFGEDDDDIELNWLIDRHIKAAYMIVDEMHEEHPELLKDQYWEEVVPKDLPYTVASEHYRRHEPPCSADHYKVKAEDAVYANVQAPRKSHDETYADYESVDTPLVERRKNWFQRQISRMGSVRSASTAYSSGGLFGRNRHNSVVYSSPEAGQPVVPPPPHHKMSLYERLVGRKSGRGQHRQNSRHGGQKSNGSAVPITLRNRPRIPTPDVTKEVMDRENRIAMGMQNMGVIMAHQGYQNEVPVLGALVLSPIQELDSGSVNNTLHAGQPGTTALAQAVLSPGGLTPMLTAAPVTLSPMGVSQLTSLVSSTPSTPRAERGAADGSGGSPQPPRATVTELPPSDRESEHSGNGSPPDFTRKPGSKRGEVYV
- the LOC115448897 gene encoding bestrophin-4 isoform X2, giving the protein MTISYAGEVPNGSSFGCFWRILCKWRGSVYKLVWRELLAYLTLYYTINLLYRFALTEQQQRIFEKVRQYFGAQSESIPMSFVLGFYVSLVVKRWWEQYKLLPWPDTLALFISAGIPGADETGRLMRRNIVRYAILAYVITLQRVSLRVKRRFPTWQHVVDSGLMLESERKVFEKMDGKSPMSKYWMPLVWATNIINRARKEGLITSDHIVQTLLVELSDIRRRLGALIGYDTVCVPLVYTQVVTLALYTYFVAALMGRQLVPPAPGSTSKYEPDVYFPLFTALQFCFYVGWLKVAEVLINPFGEDDDDIELNWLIDRHIKAAYMIVDEMHEEHPELLKDQYWEEVVPKDLPYTVASEHYRRHEPPCSADHYKVKAEDAVYANVQAPRKSHDETYADYESVDTPLVERRKNWFQRQISRMGSVRSASTAYSSGGLFGRNRHNSVVYSSPEAGQPVVPPPPHHKMSLYERLVGRKSGRGQHRQNSRHGGQKSNGSAVPITLRNRPRIPTPDVTKEVMDRENRIAMGMQNMGVIMAHQGYQNEVPVLGALVLSPIQELDSGSVNNTLHAGQPGTTALAQAVLSPGGLTPMLTAAPVTLSPMGVSQLTSLVSSTPSTPRAERGAADGSGGSPQPPRATVTELPPSDRESEHSGNGSPPDFTRKPGSKRGEVYV